In Prunus dulcis chromosome 2, ALMONDv2, whole genome shotgun sequence, a single genomic region encodes these proteins:
- the LOC117619379 gene encoding putative glycine-rich cell wall structural protein 1 — translation MHNLMLTFPTTRSFNSNTQKTPNSKMHLNSFQFTLLLFLFISATSFSWASSAAVFGGRKGTDSKDMSSELNAENGPPTSGSGSAHGPNWGYSWGWSATPGGGWGYGSGSGRSPAGFGRGSGFGFGSGSGSGGGGGHGGGYGSGYGNSGGGAGGGGGGGGGGGNNHG, via the coding sequence ATGCACAATCTCATGCTAACTTTTCCAACTACAAGAAGCTTCAATtcaaacacacaaaaaacacCCAACTCAAAAATGCATCTCAATTCATTTCAATTCActctccttctcttccttttcatctctgctacttctttttcttgggcTTCTAGTGCTGCTGTTTTTGGTGGAAGAAAGGGCACTGATTCTAAGGACATGTCTTCGGAGCTGAATGCGGAGAACGGGCCGCCAACCAGCGGTAGCGGCTCGGCCCATGGCCCCAACTGGGGCTACAGCTGGGGGTGGAGCGCGACCCCAGGAGGCGGCTGGGGTTACGGGTCTGGGTCTGGGAGATCACCCGCTGGGTTTGGGAGGGGGTCTGGTTTTGGGTTTGGCTCTGGGTCGGGGTctggaggtggtggaggtcACGGTGGTGGCTATGGGTCTGGTTATGGAAATTCCGGGGGCGGGGctggtggaggaggaggaggaggaggaggaggaggaaacAACCATGGCTGA
- the LOC117618858 gene encoding cyclin-U4-1-like, which produces MADQVESTSPEAMPRMIDFMSSVLERVAKSNDLSRGFEPTQRLSLFHSLTTPTITIHSYLQRIFKYADCSPSCFVVAYVYLDRFTQTQPLLPIDSFNVHRLLIASVLVSAKFMDDIYYNNAYYARVGGISTAEMNLLEVDFLFGLGFQLNVTPATFYTYCSYLQREMLLQSPLHVAESPLNLARRLKLHCSFNEDESAHQKQLAV; this is translated from the exons ATGGCTGATCAGGTTGAGAGCACTAGCCCAGAGGCCATGCCAAGAATGATAGACTTCATGTCCTCAGTTCTCGAGCGAGTGGCCAAATCCAACGATCTGAGCCGGGGGTTCGAGCCCACCCAGAGGCTGTCGCTTTTCCACAGCCTCACCACACCCACCATTACAATCCACAGCTACCTCCAGAGGATATTCAAGTACGCAGATTGCAGCCCCTCTTGCTTCGTCGTTGCCTACGTCTACCTCGACCGCTTCACTCAGACGCAGCCATTGTTGCCCATCGATTCCTTCAATGTCCACCGCTTGCTCATAGCCAGCGTCTTGGTCTCTGCAAAGTTCATGGATGACAT ATATTACAACAATGCCTATTATGCTAGAGTTGGAGGGATCAGCACAGCAGAGATGAACCTTCTTGAGGTGGACTTCTTGTTTGGTTTGGGCTTCCAATTGAATGTCACACCTGCAACTTTTTACACCTACTGTTCTTATCTTCAAAGAGAAATGTTGTTGCAATCTCCTCTGCATGTAGCAGAATCTCCTCTGAATTTGGCCAGACGTCTAAAGCTTCATTGCTCCTTCAATGAAGATGAATCCGCCCATCAAAAACAGCTTGCTGTTTAG